In the genome of Raphanus sativus cultivar WK10039 chromosome 4, ASM80110v3, whole genome shotgun sequence, one region contains:
- the LOC108855241 gene encoding proline dehydrogenase 1, mitochondrial → MATRLLRTNFIRRPYRFSALKPVGPPTVTASTAVVPDILSFGQQEPEPPLHHPKPNEAHHDIDLSDQARLFSSMPTSDLLRSTAVLHAAAIGPMVDVGSWVMSSKLMDTALTRGMVLGLVKSTFYDHFCAGEDAAAAAERVRSVYEASGLKGMLVYGVEHADDAATCDDNMHHFLRTIEAAKSLPTSHFSSVVVKITAICPISLLKRVSDLLRWEYKSQNFKLSWKLKSFPVFSDSSPLYHTNSEPEPLTAEEERELEAAHVRIQEICRRCQESNVPLLVDAEDTILQPAIDYMAYSSAIIFNTDKDRPIIYNTIQAYLRDAGERLHLAVREAEREGVPMGFKLVRGAYMSSEATLADSLGHKSPVHDTIQNTHACYNDCMTFLMEKASNGSGFGVVLATHNADSGRLASRKASELNINKKDGKIEFAQLYGMSDALSFGLKRAGFNVSKYMPYGPVETAIPYLLRRAYENRGMMATGANDRQLMRMELKRRLIAGIA, encoded by the exons ATGGCAACCCGTCTCCTCCGAACTAACTTTATCCGTCGTCCTTACCGCTTCTCCGCTTTGAAACCGGTGGGTCCTCCCACCGTAACGGCTTCAACAGCCGTCGTCCCGGATATTCTCTCCTTCGGACAACAAGAACCAGAACCACCTCTCCACCACCCTAAACCCAATGAAGCTCACCATGACATCGATCTCTCCGACCAAGCCCGTCTCTTCTCCTCTATGCCCACATCCGATCTCCTACGCTCCACCGCCGTGCTGCATGCCGCGGCGATAGGTCCTATGGTGGATGTTGGATCGTGGGTCATGAGCTCTAAACTCATGGACACCGCCTTGACACGTGGTATGGTCCTTGGCCTTGTGAAAAGTACGTTTTATGACCACTTCTGCGCCGGTGAAGACGCCGCCGCGGCCGCGGAACGCGTGAGGAGCGTTTACGAAGCTTCGGGTCTTAAAGGTATGCTTGTGTACGGCGTGGAACATGCCGATGACGCTGCCACTTGTGATGATAACATGCATCACTTCCTTCGAACCATCGAAGCTGCAAAATCCTTACCAACATCTCAC TTTAGCTCAGTGGTCGTGAAGATAACCGCGATTTGTCCCATCAGTCTCCTAAAACGAGTGAGCGATCTACTTCGATGGGAATACAAAAgtcaaaattttaaactctCGTGGAAGCTCAAGTCGTTCCCGGTTTTCTCCGATTCAAGTCCTCTCTACCACACAAACTCAGAACCGGAACCGTTAACCGCCGAAGAAGAACGGGAGCTCGAAGCAGCCCACGTAAGGATCCAAGAAATCTGTCGAAGATGCCAAGAGTCCAATGTACCTTTGCTGGTCGATGCTGAAGACACAATCCTCCAACCGGCGATCGATTACATGGCTTATTCATCAGCTATCATATTCAACACGGACAAAGACAGACCCATTATTTACAACACCATCCAGGCCTACTTGAGAGACGCTGGTGAGAGGTTGCACTTGGCCGTTCGAGAAGCCGAGAGAGAAGGTGTTCCTATGGGTTTTAAGTTGGTGAGAGGCGCTTATATGTCTAGCGAAGCTACATTAGCAGATTCCCTGGGACACAAGTCACCGGTCCACGACACAATTCAGAACACGCACGCTTGCTACAATGACTGCATGACCTTCCTAATGGAGAAAGCATCCAACGGATCGGGTTTTGGTGTCGTTCTTGCAACACACAACGCTGATTCGG GAAGACTTGCATCAAGGAAGGCGAGTGAGCTCAACATCAATAAAAAGGACGGGAAGATAGAGTTTGCGCAGCTATACGGTATGTCAGATGCATTGTCTTTCGGTTTAAAGAGAGCCGGTTTCAATGTAAGCAAATACATGCCATATGGACCGGTTGAAACCGCTATACCGTATCTTCTCCGACGTGCTTATGAGAACCGCGGAATGATGGCCACGGGAGCCAATGACCGTCAACTCATGAG GATGGAACTTAAGAGGAGACTAATTGCCGGGATTGCGTGA
- the LOC130511550 gene encoding uncharacterized protein LOC130511550 isoform X2, whose product MLVNGSILLFGSRLRLCNLILGFPFYVFSLNIPNTACNFSSVCVMYLLVVMFVQDLVSMLLLSRPDPDPPPLNLPPDPLVVAPRFDPPDPSDPPDPPDLSLSRCQPPLSVDVALKTSGLAGSAVVSFGVCLSTGWCSLLPGLVFQLELWLSSARTCSSLVLATVDAGRPPPFTDLLNPSVPLAILLCALDIKCRYDFLFSLTDGSFMPLVGKSLALVRFTTAVCSPLPSLTQDIESLMIIFSCEILSSMVVSSSPAFCLDRSVFSALSCSAFMLLMSSGLSHPLPVPVSSPCGLKN is encoded by the exons ATGCTTGTTAACGGATCAATTTTATTGTTTGGATCACGTTTACGTTTGTGTAATTTGATTCTTGGCTTCCCATTTTACGTCTTTTCACTAAATATTCCAAATACGGCTTGTAATTTTTCTTCTGTGTGCGTTATGTACTTACTTGTGGTGATGTTTGTTCAAGATTTGGTTTCGATGTTACTTCTCTCTCGCCCAGATCCAGATCCGCCGCCTCTTAATCTTCCTCCAGATCCGCTCGTCGTGGCTCCTCGCTTTGATCCTCCAGACCCTTCAGACCCTCCAGACCCACCAGACTTGTCTCTTTCTCGATGTCAACCTCCCCTCTCTGTTGATGTCGCATTAAAGACTAGTGGCTTAGCCGGTTCAGCTGTGGTGTCTTTTGGAGTGTGTCTCTCTACTGGTTGGTGCAGCCTTCTCCCCGGTCTCGTTTTCCAGTTGGAGCTATGGCTTTCCTCCGCAAGAACCTGCTCTTCCCTCGTCTTAGCTACTGTTGACGCGGGACGTCCTCCTCCGTTTACAGATCTACTAAATCCATCAGTTCCTCTCGCCATTCTGCTGTGTGCTTTGGATATTAAGTGTCGGTATGACTTTTTGTTCAGTCTGACAGATGGTTCTTTTATGCCTCTCGTTGGCAAATCTCTCGCCTTGGTGCGATTCACTACTGCAGTATGCAGTCCCTTACCTAGTCTCACTCAAGATATTGAGAGCTTAATGATTATTTTTTCATGTGAGATTCTATCCTCGATGGTTGTCTCTTCAAGTCCAGCATTCTGTCTCGACAGATCTGTGTTCTCAGCCTTGTCATGTTCTGCATTTATGCTTCTCATGTCTTCAGGCTTGAGCCATCCTCTCCCAGTCCCAGTGTCTTCTCCTTGTGG GTTGAAGAATTAG
- the LOC130511550 gene encoding uncharacterized protein LOC130511550 isoform X1, which produces MLVNGSILLFGSRLRLCNLILGFPFYVFSLNIPNTACNFSSVCVMYLLVVMFVQDLVSMLLLSRPDPDPPPLNLPPDPLVVAPRFDPPDPSDPPDPPDLSLSRCQPPLSVDVALKTSGLAGSAVVSFGVCLSTGWCSLLPGLVFQLELWLSSARTCSSLVLATVDAGRPPPFTDLLNPSVPLAILLCALDIKCRYDFLFSLTDGSFMPLVGKSLALVRFTTAVCSPLPSLTQDIESLMIIFSCEILSSMVVSSSPAFCLDRSVFSALSCSAFMLLMSSGLSHPLPVPVSSPCGWLSLPLWQVEELVLELSIQRLNIVVLSTLFFVEHVFFPYFPLLFSGCVAGSIVSKLTDTLLSRLRKGSANWCHVTYALTAIFLIVNSTPVVVSVSGYRSLNVLSKSHSSISNLGSFDVEVRGLLHDFSYLGVIIALILCMFVLRFVIAVCLAGLALLSSTLNNYSMD; this is translated from the exons ATGCTTGTTAACGGATCAATTTTATTGTTTGGATCACGTTTACGTTTGTGTAATTTGATTCTTGGCTTCCCATTTTACGTCTTTTCACTAAATATTCCAAATACGGCTTGTAATTTTTCTTCTGTGTGCGTTATGTACTTACTTGTGGTGATGTTTGTTCAAGATTTGGTTTCGATGTTACTTCTCTCTCGCCCAGATCCAGATCCGCCGCCTCTTAATCTTCCTCCAGATCCGCTCGTCGTGGCTCCTCGCTTTGATCCTCCAGACCCTTCAGACCCTCCAGACCCACCAGACTTGTCTCTTTCTCGATGTCAACCTCCCCTCTCTGTTGATGTCGCATTAAAGACTAGTGGCTTAGCCGGTTCAGCTGTGGTGTCTTTTGGAGTGTGTCTCTCTACTGGTTGGTGCAGCCTTCTCCCCGGTCTCGTTTTCCAGTTGGAGCTATGGCTTTCCTCCGCAAGAACCTGCTCTTCCCTCGTCTTAGCTACTGTTGACGCGGGACGTCCTCCTCCGTTTACAGATCTACTAAATCCATCAGTTCCTCTCGCCATTCTGCTGTGTGCTTTGGATATTAAGTGTCGGTATGACTTTTTGTTCAGTCTGACAGATGGTTCTTTTATGCCTCTCGTTGGCAAATCTCTCGCCTTGGTGCGATTCACTACTGCAGTATGCAGTCCCTTACCTAGTCTCACTCAAGATATTGAGAGCTTAATGATTATTTTTTCATGTGAGATTCTATCCTCGATGGTTGTCTCTTCAAGTCCAGCATTCTGTCTCGACAGATCTGTGTTCTCAGCCTTGTCATGTTCTGCATTTATGCTTCTCATGTCTTCAGGCTTGAGCCATCCTCTCCCAGTCCCAGTGTCTTCTCCTTGTGG GTGGCTTTCTCTTCCTCTGTGGCAGGTTGAAGAATTAGTACTTGAGCTGTCCATTCAGCGGTTGAATATTGTTGTTTTATCGACATTGTTCTTTGTGGAACATGTTTTCTTCCCTTACTTTCCACTTCTGTTTAGTGGTTGTGTTGCAGGAAGTATTGTCTCGAAGCTTACAGACACTTTGTTGTCTAGACTTCGTAAAGGCTCAGCAAATTGGTGTCATGTCACCTATGCATTAACAGCCATTTTCTTGATTGTTAACTCAACACCTGTTGTTGTTTCAGTCTCGGGTTATAGATCACTCAATGTGCTATCTAAATCTCATTCCAGCATTTCAAACCTTGGTAGTTTTGACGTTGAGGTTAGAGGACTCCTCCACGACTTTAGCTACTTAGGTGTGATAATTGCTCTTATCCTTTGTATGTTTGTTCTCCGCTTTGTTATAGCGGTTTGTTTAGCCGGTTTGGCCTTGTTGTCATCTACTTTGAACAATTACTCCATGGATTGA